A part of Brassica rapa cultivar Chiifu-401-42 chromosome A05, CAAS_Brap_v3.01, whole genome shotgun sequence genomic DNA contains:
- the LOC108871885 gene encoding uncharacterized protein LOC108871885 — MLYVDDERIALRSKSDVQKLKELLKSKFMMKNIGNGKKVLGMEIERNRQKGCLWISQEGYLRRAVSNFHMDQAKSVATSMGAHFSLKSAAGGNTISWRSQLQKVVALSTTEAEYISLSESIREGIWLKGFAKELGFLPDSVEIYCDSQSTIALSKNAVFHERMNTTRKHKFGDET; from the exons ATGCTTTATGTGGATGATGAACGAATTGCATTACGGAGCAAGAGTGACGTTCAGAAGCTCAAGGAGTTACTCAAAAGCAAGTTTATGATGAAAAACATAGGCAATGGTAAGAAAGTACTGGGAATGGAGATTGAGAGGAATAGACAGAAGGGTTGTTTGTGGATCTCTCAAGAAGGATATCTAAGGAGGGCTGTCTCCAATTTTCATATGGATCAAGCCAAGTCTGTGGCCACATCGATGGGTGCTCATTTCAGTTTGAAGTCAGCTGCAG GAGGCAACACTATCAGTTGGAGGTCTCAGCTTCAGAAGGTGGTAGCGCTTTCAACAACAGAGGCCGAGTACATATCATTGTCTGAATCCATCCGAGAAGGGATTTGGCTGAAAGGTTTTGCTAAAGAACTAGGTTTTCTTCCAGACTCGGTGGAGATATATTGTGACTCTCAAAGCACTATTGCTTTGTCTAAGAATGCGGTTTTTCACGAGAGGAtgaacactacaagaaaacacaagtttggCGATGAAACTTAA